The window CGCCGAGGACCCCCGCTCTCCTCAGGACGCCGTCCGCTTCCTCGCCGCCGTCTTCCGGGCCGGCTGCTTCTTCGCCGCCGACTTCCCGGAGGCGGAAGCGGTCTTCTTCGCAGCGGTCTTGCGGGCGGACGTCTTCCCCGCCGCCGTCTTCCGGGGGGCCGACGCCGCCTTCTTCCGGGTGCGGGGCTTGCCGGGCGTCATCTCGTGCACGGTGGCGTCCTCGCCCCTCGTCTCCTTCGCCGCCTTCACCGAGGCGTTCAGCGCCGCCATCAGGTCCATGACCTTGCCCGGCTCCTCCTCCTCGCCGCCCGGCGGCGCCGGCAGGGGCTTGCCCTCGGACTTCGCCGCGATCAGCTCCTCCAGGGCCTCCCGGTAGCGGTCGCGGAAGCCGGAGATGCCGTCCAGGGCCATGCTGTCGGTGAGCTGCACGGCTCGCTCGATCTCGTCCTCGTCCAGCTCCGTCTCCCGGGGAGCCAGCGATTCGGGGCTGCGGATCTCGTCCGGCCAGCGCATCGAGTGCAGCACGATCGCGTCCTCCCGCACCCGCAGGAGCCCCAGCCGCTCACGGTTGTGCCAGGCGAACTTCGCGACGGCGACCTTGTCGCTGCGCTCCAGCGCCCTGCGCAGCAGCGTGTACGGCTTGGCCGCGACCTGGCCGTCCACCGCGAGGTAGTAGCTGTCGCTGATGCGGACGGGGTCGATGCTGTCGGCGTCGACGAACGCCACGA is drawn from Streptomyces sp. NBC_00178 and contains these coding sequences:
- the ku gene encoding non-homologous end joining protein Ku; translated protein: MPRPLWTGAISFGLVTIPIKVVSATENHSISFHQYHREDMGRIRTRKVCELDGEVLTQEEIGKGYEIAKDRTVPVTDEELDRMPLPTAKAIEIVAFVDADSIDPVRISDSYYLAVDGQVAAKPYTLLRRALERSDKVAVAKFAWHNRERLGLLRVREDAIVLHSMRWPDEIRSPESLAPRETELDEDEIERAVQLTDSMALDGISGFRDRYREALEELIAAKSEGKPLPAPPGGEEEEPGKVMDLMAALNASVKAAKETRGEDATVHEMTPGKPRTRKKAASAPRKTAAGKTSARKTAAKKTASASGKSAAKKQPARKTAARKRTAS